One genomic window of Panicum hallii strain FIL2 chromosome 6, PHallii_v3.1, whole genome shotgun sequence includes the following:
- the LOC112897027 gene encoding probable CCR4-associated factor 1 homolog 7: MAALPPAAEGPDAVEIRDVWAGNLEEEFAVIREVIDEYPYVGMDTEFPGFVLQPSGRFFCQSDVNYASLAGNVNVLKLIQLGLTLSNEAGALPPFGTGGRGCVWQFNFRGFDQRTDPYSANSVDMLRNSGIDFDRFAAEGVDSTRFAELMMSSGVVLNDNIQWATFHSGHDFGYVLRLLTGREMPNTLDEFLKLTKTFFPVLYDIKQLMKYCAGLYGGLNKLGELLKVERVGISHQAGSDSLMTLRCFLKVKNLYLKESVKLYDGLLYGLIPGEGVIKHGPPPI; the protein is encoded by the coding sequence ATGGCTGCCCTTCCGCCCGCCGCAGAGGGCCCCGACGCCGTGGAGATCCGCGATGTCTGGGCGGGGAACCTGGAGGAGGAGTTCGCGGTGATCCGCGAAGTCATCGACGAGTACCCGTACGTCGGCATGGACACGGAGTTCCCGGGCTTCGTGCTGCAGCCGAGCGGCAGGTTCTTCTGCCAGAGCGACGTCAACTACGCCAGCCTCGCGGGCAACGTCAACGTGCTCAAGCTCATCCAGCTTGGCCTCACCCTCTCCAACGAGGCCGGCGCGCTCCCGCCGTTCGGCACCGGGGGGCGGGGCTGCGTCTGGCAGTTCAACTTCCGGGGCTTCGACCAGCGCACCGACCCCTACAGCGCCAACTCCGTCGACATGCTCCGCAACAGCGGGATCGACTTCGACCGCTTCGCTGCCGAGGGGGTCGACTCCACTCGCTTTGCCGAGCTGATGATGTCGTCCGGGGTCGTGCTCAACGACAACATCCAGTGGGCCACGTTCCACAGCGGGCACGACTTCGGCTACGTGCTCAGGCTGCTCACCGGCCGGGAAATGCCGAACACCTTGGATGAGTTCCTGAAGCTCACCAAGACCTTCTTTCCGGTGCTGTACGACATCAAGCAACTCATGAAGTACTGTGCTGGCCTATATGGCGGGCTGAACAAACTTGGGGAGCTGCTCAAAGTCGAGCGCGTTGGGATCAGCCACCAGGCCGGATCTGATTCACTGATGACTCTGCGGTGCTTCTTGAAGGTCAAGAATTTGTACTTGAAGGAATCTGTCAagctgtatgatggtttgttgTATGGGCTTATTCCAGGGGAAGGGGTGATCAAACATGGACCTCCGCCCATTTAG